The proteins below are encoded in one region of Serratia symbiotica:
- a CDS encoding pyridoxal phosphate-dependent aminotransferase: MSNLLFHAYKNARNVLSGNDETGMKVFPGMFDSDVVSLSHGDGTRRPQCGIISAGVLALLDDRYSPDDYHVMTHNAELETWIIDDFKADGIHESLANNIVLSHGSTSFFDAIFTYYIGKGRRYLVPSSFYHNLIKWSALYHEHLTCQYTKIENDYKLTAEELSKSVSEKEIDTLFLFNPTQTGAIYTDAELMALSKVCIEFNIAVFVDSVFSGTEFNDEERTPQMAKYFTQHPDNIVTIKSASKFLNLANVRVGWACGGENIIAALRDICSAKNPSISNVALEMVKYGVLHCHEYIRENNLESAQRARIIDASVYDINNSLGEQVINTTHKPAAGHGFLLDFDYLIKATHGRIKSGCDLVAYLLKEQKLSLSPADSLGFTGCKVRVAFSSVGLKSTYLDSEYERNVAMDSITIGRVPVTALKIPRRQHTDYFDAGRGILDHSLRNSLHTALANLLKN, from the coding sequence ATGTCTAACCTTCTCTTCCACGCATACAAAAATGCGCGCAACGTCCTGTCCGGAAACGATGAAACCGGTATGAAAGTCTTTCCGGGGATGTTTGACAGCGATGTCGTTTCTCTCTCTCACGGCGACGGCACAAGACGACCTCAGTGCGGCATTATTTCTGCGGGGGTTTTAGCATTGCTCGATGATCGTTACTCCCCTGATGACTACCATGTGATGACGCATAATGCAGAGTTGGAAACCTGGATCATCGATGATTTCAAGGCGGATGGGATACATGAGAGTCTCGCCAACAATATTGTGCTGTCACACGGTTCGACCAGTTTCTTTGATGCCATATTTACTTATTATATCGGAAAAGGACGTCGTTATTTAGTGCCTTCTTCGTTCTATCACAACCTGATAAAGTGGTCAGCGTTATATCACGAACATCTTACGTGCCAGTATACGAAGATTGAAAATGATTATAAACTGACAGCGGAAGAATTGTCTAAATCGGTATCAGAAAAAGAAATTGATACACTGTTCTTGTTTAATCCTACGCAAACCGGTGCGATTTATACAGATGCTGAGCTCATGGCACTGTCTAAAGTGTGTATTGAATTTAATATAGCGGTTTTTGTAGATAGTGTTTTTTCTGGTACGGAATTTAACGATGAGGAGAGAACTCCTCAGATGGCAAAATATTTTACGCAGCATCCTGACAATATCGTAACGATTAAAAGTGCTTCCAAATTTTTAAATCTGGCCAATGTCAGGGTGGGTTGGGCATGTGGTGGGGAGAATATTATCGCAGCGCTGCGTGATATCTGTTCTGCGAAAAACCCGTCGATCTCAAATGTGGCACTGGAAATGGTCAAGTACGGTGTTCTACACTGTCATGAATATATCAGAGAAAACAATCTGGAAAGTGCACAACGTGCGCGTATTATTGATGCGTCTGTGTATGACATCAATAACTCTCTGGGGGAGCAGGTGATAAACACCACGCATAAACCAGCCGCAGGGCACGGATTTTTGCTCGATTTCGACTATTTGATCAAGGCGACGCACGGGCGCATAAAGTCAGGCTGCGATCTGGTTGCGTATTTGCTTAAAGAACAGAAATTGTCCCTGTCCCCTGCGGATTCTCTTGGTTTCACCGGGTGTAAAGTGAGAGTTGCTTTCTCATCCGTCGGGCTCAAGTCAACCTACCTGGATAGCGAATACGAGCGCAACGTGGCAATGGACAGCATCACTATTGGCCGCGTGCCAGTGACCGCATTGAAGATCCCTCGCAGGCAGCATACCGACTATTTTGATGCAGGCCGAGGTATTCTGGACCATTCGCTGAGAAATTCCTTGCACACTGCATTAGCTAATTTACTGAAAAACTAG
- a CDS encoding TIGR01459 family HAD-type hydrolase, whose amino-acid sequence MMKKAKKCLACVDELPVFEGYLVDVWGVLYDGQSKTHIADDLIRKMKIHGRIALVSNTSRSSEELALLLDDKGISGTFIDGIFTSGSLCKERITRHFAANPQHTFILVGTAGECHWLTTIFDRQVSSIETCDFVIAANIIYENDEEIERLVRKIIGRGLVVYSTNPDKLVNIGGRIHKAAGYFCQKVREAGGTVYEYGKPNTDIFNIALAGIGVKKANACMLGDSLETDILGGNSASLKTILVAGCGGLQYSEDELNEGLHDYILNLQG is encoded by the coding sequence ATGATGAAAAAAGCTAAAAAGTGCCTTGCCTGTGTGGATGAATTGCCTGTATTCGAAGGTTATCTCGTAGACGTGTGGGGTGTCTTATACGATGGCCAATCGAAAACTCATATTGCCGATGATTTGATCCGGAAAATGAAAATACATGGCCGGATCGCACTCGTGAGCAATACCTCACGCTCGTCGGAAGAGTTGGCTTTATTACTGGACGATAAAGGGATTTCAGGAACATTTATTGATGGAATTTTCACGTCTGGAAGCCTGTGCAAAGAACGAATTACTCGCCATTTTGCTGCCAATCCACAACACACTTTCATCCTAGTGGGCACCGCCGGTGAATGCCACTGGCTTACTACGATTTTTGATCGACAAGTCTCTTCTATCGAAACATGTGATTTTGTTATTGCTGCAAACATCATTTATGAAAATGATGAAGAGATCGAAAGGTTAGTAAGAAAAATCATAGGAAGAGGGTTAGTCGTATATTCAACGAATCCGGATAAACTTGTCAATATTGGAGGTCGTATTCATAAGGCTGCGGGGTACTTCTGTCAAAAAGTGAGAGAAGCCGGTGGTACTGTTTACGAGTATGGCAAACCTAATACGGATATTTTTAATATTGCATTGGCAGGGATTGGTGTGAAAAAAGCAAATGCTTGCATGTTGGGGGATTCGCTAGAAACGGATATTTTGGGAGGGAATTCTGCGTCACTTAAAACCATACTGGTCGCTGGATGTGGTGGTTTGCAGTATAGCGAAGATGAATTAAATGAAGGGTTGCATGATTATATTCTAAATCTACAGGGGTGA